In Capillimicrobium parvum, a genomic segment contains:
- a CDS encoding DUF5941 domain-containing protein — MARTLGRVAGRAVPLAPTALIALGVAALLIVIAITGDDADRWVPGALIAWLIVTAGTSSGRPHTDRLRWAIPSLLRIGEYAAVLWMAAIAGERSLPAAFALLGVVAFRQYDLVYRLRYRGTVPPQWVNLVTLGWDGRLVLVWVLLIAGALPAGMYIAAGLLAVVLVGESVTGWRHFERAQRPMLYEDEEEEAA; from the coding sequence CTGGCCCGCACGCTCGGGCGCGTCGCCGGGCGCGCCGTCCCGCTGGCGCCGACGGCGCTCATCGCGCTCGGGGTCGCCGCGCTGCTGATCGTCATCGCGATCACCGGCGACGACGCCGACCGGTGGGTCCCGGGCGCCCTGATCGCCTGGCTGATCGTCACGGCCGGCACCTCGAGCGGGCGCCCGCACACCGATCGCCTGCGCTGGGCGATCCCGTCGCTGCTGCGCATCGGCGAGTACGCGGCGGTGCTGTGGATGGCGGCGATCGCGGGCGAGCGCTCGCTGCCGGCCGCGTTCGCGCTGCTCGGCGTCGTCGCCTTCCGCCAGTACGACCTCGTCTACCGCCTGCGCTACCGCGGGACGGTGCCGCCGCAGTGGGTGAACCTCGTCACGCTCGGGTGGGACGGACGGCTCGTGCTCGTCTGGGTCCTGCTGATCGCCGGCGCGCTGCCCGCGGGCATGTACATCGCGGCCGGGCTCCTGGCCGTCGTGCTGGTCGGCGAGTCCGTCACCGGCTGGCGACACTTCGAACGGGCCCAACGGCCCATGCTCTACGAGGACGAGGAGGAAGAAGCCGCATGA
- a CDS encoding class I SAM-dependent methyltransferase yields MHYLDFLAQIHERLAPPTYLEIGIRHGGSLALTKSVSVGIDPSYRLNHPLPEGVTLFRETSDDYFEREDPLEALDDRRIGLSFIDGLHLAEFALRDFVNVERHADWTSVIVFDDIFPADVEMAARDRQTWLWTGDVYKVMAILADHRPDLICLRVDTEPTGLLLVLGANPHSTVLADRYRKLAKAIDTPDPQPVPADVLARRGAVDPQRVLDAGFWDYLRRAREDPGLVRPIGLRRLRRRVRLDLRKLRL; encoded by the coding sequence GTGCACTATCTCGACTTCCTCGCCCAGATCCACGAGCGCCTGGCCCCGCCCACGTACCTGGAGATCGGCATCCGGCACGGCGGCAGCCTCGCGCTGACCAAGTCCGTCAGCGTCGGGATCGACCCGTCCTACCGGCTCAACCACCCGCTGCCCGAGGGTGTGACGCTCTTCCGCGAGACGAGCGACGACTACTTCGAGCGTGAGGACCCGCTCGAGGCGCTCGACGACCGGCGGATCGGGCTCTCGTTCATCGACGGCCTGCATCTCGCCGAGTTCGCGCTGCGCGACTTCGTCAACGTCGAGCGCCACGCCGACTGGACGAGCGTCATCGTCTTCGACGACATCTTCCCGGCGGACGTCGAGATGGCCGCCCGCGACCGCCAGACCTGGCTGTGGACGGGCGACGTCTACAAGGTGATGGCGATCCTGGCCGACCACCGTCCCGACCTTATCTGCCTGCGGGTCGACACCGAGCCGACCGGGCTGCTGCTCGTCCTCGGCGCGAACCCGCACAGCACCGTGCTCGCCGACCGCTACCGGAAGCTCGCCAAGGCGATCGACACGCCCGATCCGCAGCCGGTGCCCGCCGACGTGCTCGCCCGCCGCGGCGCGGTGGACCCGCAGCGCGTGCTCGACGCCGGGTTCTGGGACTACCTGCGCCGCGCGCGCGAGGACCCCGGGCTGGTGCGCCCCATCGGCCTGCGGCGGCTGCGGCGGCGCGTGCGCCTGGACCTGCGCAAGCTCCGGCTCTGA
- a CDS encoding iron-containing alcohol dehydrogenase family protein, giving the protein MPLLARMVGTPLAIDIGPGAIEALAPLLADRRISSGGHVAVAVGPGQGEAIAAVLRPQLANAEIIPVQGGSVEAAMDLSRGLRSGFYDALVGIGGGRTIDVAKYAASLAGLPMVAVATSLAHDGLASPVASLTEGGRKMSFGVQMPIAVVVDLDYVRRSAPEMRRSGIGDAVSNLSAIDDWRLAERERGETVDGLAVTFARTGAMAIIDRSDSIDDDRFLYALADALVLSGLAMAVAGSSRPCSGADHEILHAIDHLFPGSANHGELAGMAALFTCHLRDDADTAAHLDACLAHHGLPRVPADVGLTPGQFAAAVHHAPSTRPDRYTILEHLGLDEREVRRRVDAYVGAVDR; this is encoded by the coding sequence GTGCCGCTGCTAGCGCGCATGGTCGGGACGCCGCTGGCCATCGACATCGGACCGGGGGCGATCGAGGCGCTGGCGCCGCTGCTGGCCGACCGCCGCATCTCCAGCGGCGGGCACGTCGCGGTGGCCGTCGGGCCCGGACAGGGCGAGGCCATCGCCGCCGTCCTGCGCCCGCAGCTGGCCAACGCGGAGATCATCCCGGTGCAGGGCGGCTCGGTCGAGGCGGCGATGGACCTGTCGCGCGGCCTGCGCTCGGGCTTCTACGACGCGCTCGTGGGCATCGGCGGCGGGCGCACGATCGACGTGGCGAAGTACGCCGCGTCGCTCGCCGGCCTGCCGATGGTGGCGGTGGCGACGTCGCTCGCGCACGACGGCCTCGCGTCGCCCGTCGCGTCGCTGACCGAGGGCGGGCGCAAGATGTCCTTCGGGGTGCAGATGCCGATCGCGGTCGTCGTCGACCTCGACTACGTGCGCCGCAGCGCGCCGGAGATGCGCCGGTCGGGGATCGGCGACGCGGTCTCCAACCTCTCCGCGATCGACGACTGGCGGCTCGCCGAGCGCGAGCGCGGCGAGACCGTCGACGGCCTCGCGGTCACGTTCGCGCGCACCGGCGCGATGGCGATCATCGACCGCAGCGACTCCATCGACGACGACCGCTTCCTCTACGCGCTGGCCGACGCGCTCGTGCTCTCCGGCCTGGCCATGGCGGTCGCCGGATCGAGCCGGCCGTGCAGCGGCGCCGACCACGAGATCCTCCACGCGATCGACCACCTGTTCCCGGGCAGCGCGAACCACGGCGAGCTCGCCGGCATGGCCGCGCTGTTCACCTGCCATCTGCGCGACGACGCGGACACCGCCGCGCACCTCGACGCCTGCCTCGCGCACCACGGCCTGCCGCGGGTGCCCGCCGACGTTGGGCTCACTCCCGGGCAGTTCGCCGCGGCGGTGCACCACGCGCCGTCCACGCGCCCGGACCGCTACACGATCCTCGAGCACCTCGGGCTGGACGAGCGGGAGGTGAGGCGCCGTGTCGACGCGTACGTCGGCGCCGTCGATCGCTGA
- a CDS encoding sulfotransferase family protein: MPDASTPPAAPVRGPIFIVGAMGSGTTLLRLILDSHPRIAIPQETGFMRAYKAQRTIPFKWRGGGWGRRLGWTREEFDELMGEVYGRLFMRYAEQHGKVRWGEKTPYHTWHIDDMARVFPDAVFLGIVRHPGASVASNVSRSWRDPGWGRPARTIEHYLRNNREIARQATRYPERFVVLRYEDLLLQTEPLMRELLQWLGEPWSDDVLQHHAVQAQRGGVTEVEGQTRVDDPIDVSRIAKWTQTLDAPVRRRMESRLARIGELWGYDVTDPMALAPLRDGSLLAGGADVARRVQGFADLEIDQQSYVPLTDRRYHPNEVKLVEREALPERGTVPAEPAPAPAPAPEPKPAAKKPAPPKRRARMPGPAERALAPLARRLPKPARRQLIRVRARVLGASGRARRPRS; encoded by the coding sequence GTGCCTGACGCCAGCACGCCGCCCGCGGCGCCGGTCCGGGGTCCGATCTTCATCGTCGGCGCGATGGGCTCCGGCACGACCCTGCTGCGCCTCATCCTCGACAGCCACCCGCGCATCGCCATCCCCCAGGAGACCGGCTTCATGCGCGCCTACAAGGCACAGCGCACGATCCCGTTCAAGTGGCGCGGCGGTGGCTGGGGGCGCCGGCTGGGGTGGACGCGCGAGGAGTTCGACGAGCTCATGGGGGAGGTCTACGGCCGCCTGTTCATGCGCTACGCCGAGCAGCACGGCAAGGTGCGCTGGGGCGAGAAGACCCCGTACCACACGTGGCACATCGACGACATGGCCCGCGTGTTCCCCGACGCCGTGTTCCTCGGCATCGTGCGCCATCCGGGCGCGTCGGTGGCGTCGAACGTGTCGCGCTCCTGGCGCGACCCGGGCTGGGGGCGGCCGGCGCGCACGATCGAGCACTACCTGCGCAACAACCGCGAGATCGCCCGCCAGGCGACCCGGTATCCCGAGCGCTTCGTCGTCCTGCGCTACGAGGACCTGCTGCTGCAGACGGAGCCGCTGATGCGGGAGCTGCTGCAGTGGCTGGGCGAGCCGTGGTCCGACGACGTCCTGCAGCATCACGCCGTGCAGGCCCAGCGCGGCGGCGTGACCGAGGTCGAGGGCCAGACCCGGGTCGACGACCCGATCGACGTGTCGCGGATCGCGAAGTGGACGCAGACGCTCGACGCACCGGTGCGGCGCAGGATGGAGAGCCGGCTCGCCCGGATCGGCGAGCTGTGGGGCTACGACGTCACCGACCCGATGGCGCTCGCGCCGCTGCGCGACGGCTCGCTGCTGGCGGGCGGGGCCGACGTCGCCCGGCGCGTCCAGGGCTTTGCGGACCTCGAGATCGACCAGCAGAGCTACGTGCCGCTGACCGACCGCCGCTATCACCCCAACGAGGTCAAGCTCGTCGAGCGCGAGGCGCTGCCCGAGCGCGGGACGGTGCCGGCCGAGCCGGCTCCCGCGCCCGCGCCCGCCCCGGAGCCGAAGCCGGCTGCGAAGAAGCCCGCCCCGCCCAAGCGCAGGGCGCGCATGCCCGGGCCCGCGGAGCGTGCGCTCGCGCCGCTGGCGCGGCGGCTGCCGAAGCCCGCCCGCCGGCAGCTGATCCGGGTGCGGGCGCGCGTCCTGGGCGCGAGCGGGCGGGCCCGGCGGCCGCGGTCCTGA
- a CDS encoding glycosyltransferase family 4 protein, translating into MGQASTPAHAELEQLRVDGSAFAIEGALAGVGDPAEGARIVARRRGGGAAEVVAEATLGGDRFAARVEAAALAGGDGVWDLWLELAPGARRLRVGRHLDGLRGKKDVVVYPAVPLGAGEARPYYTVEDNLSVRVGAPAAAPPPGLAIGRVSTRRRLLGGLAVAVHRAAIRLLPPLLGRRRDPHPGRIRLMLLHAWGMGGTIRTTLNLAEHLAAGGGDVEVMSVVRRRDEPFLGFPGGVAARALDDRRTPGRGLARLLGRLPSVLVHPDDYAYPFCSLRTDVALARTLRGLDGGVLVATRPAFAALAARLAPPGVVTIGWEHMNFHAHRPGLAAEVRRTLGDLDALVVLTEEDERDYSGLVAGGATKVVRIPNAVPQLGGGISDVHAPVVAAAGRLLSQKGFDLLIQAWARVAARRPDWQLRIYGSGAEGPALRNLVVERGLSGQVLFMGATRQLGEALAQASVFALSSRFEGFGMVIVEAMSKGLPVVSFDCPRGPSEIIEPGVDGLLVPAEDVDALAAALLELIDDEGARRRMGAAAVRKAARYDLATVGARWDDLLNALRPSGSGGADR; encoded by the coding sequence GTGGGCCAAGCTAGTACACCCGCCCATGCGGAGCTCGAGCAGCTGCGCGTCGACGGCTCGGCCTTCGCGATCGAGGGCGCGCTGGCCGGCGTCGGCGATCCCGCCGAGGGCGCCAGGATCGTGGCGCGCCGCCGGGGCGGCGGGGCCGCGGAGGTCGTCGCGGAGGCGACGCTCGGCGGCGACCGCTTCGCGGCGCGGGTCGAGGCGGCGGCGCTGGCGGGCGGTGACGGGGTCTGGGACCTGTGGCTGGAGCTCGCGCCAGGAGCACGCCGGCTGCGCGTCGGACGCCACCTCGACGGCCTGCGCGGCAAGAAGGACGTCGTCGTCTACCCGGCCGTGCCGCTCGGCGCCGGCGAGGCGCGGCCGTACTACACGGTCGAGGACAACCTCTCCGTCCGGGTCGGCGCGCCCGCGGCCGCGCCGCCGCCCGGCCTGGCCATCGGCCGCGTCTCCACGCGCCGACGGCTGCTCGGCGGGCTCGCGGTCGCCGTGCACCGCGCCGCGATCCGGCTGCTGCCGCCGCTGCTCGGCCGCCGGCGCGACCCTCATCCCGGCCGCATCCGGCTCATGCTGCTGCACGCCTGGGGAATGGGCGGGACGATCCGCACGACGCTGAACCTCGCCGAGCACCTCGCCGCCGGAGGCGGCGACGTCGAGGTCATGAGCGTCGTGCGCCGCCGCGACGAGCCGTTCCTCGGCTTCCCCGGCGGCGTCGCCGCGCGCGCGCTCGACGACCGCCGCACCCCGGGGCGCGGGCTCGCCCGCCTCCTCGGCCGCCTGCCGAGCGTGCTCGTGCACCCCGACGACTACGCCTATCCGTTCTGCAGCCTGCGCACCGACGTGGCCCTGGCCCGGACGCTGCGCGGCCTCGACGGCGGCGTCCTCGTCGCCACGAGGCCCGCGTTCGCCGCGCTCGCGGCCCGGCTGGCGCCGCCCGGCGTCGTGACGATCGGCTGGGAGCACATGAACTTCCACGCCCACCGGCCCGGCCTGGCCGCGGAGGTCCGCCGCACGCTGGGCGACCTCGACGCGCTCGTCGTGCTCACCGAGGAGGACGAGCGCGACTACTCCGGGCTCGTCGCGGGCGGCGCCACGAAGGTCGTCCGGATCCCCAACGCGGTCCCGCAGCTCGGCGGCGGGATCTCCGACGTCCACGCCCCCGTGGTCGCCGCCGCGGGGCGGCTGCTGAGCCAGAAGGGCTTCGACCTGCTCATACAGGCGTGGGCCAGGGTCGCCGCACGACGGCCGGACTGGCAGCTGCGCATCTACGGGTCCGGCGCGGAGGGGCCGGCGCTGCGCAACCTGGTCGTGGAGCGCGGCCTGTCCGGACAGGTGCTGTTCATGGGCGCGACCCGGCAGCTGGGCGAGGCGCTGGCCCAGGCGTCGGTCTTCGCGCTCAGCTCGCGCTTCGAGGGCTTCGGCATGGTCATCGTCGAGGCGATGAGCAAGGGCCTGCCCGTGGTGAGCTTCGACTGTCCGCGCGGCCCGAGCGAGATCATCGAGCCGGGGGTCGACGGCCTGCTCGTGCCGGCCGAGGACGTCGACGCGCTGGCCGCGGCGCTGCTCGAGCTCATCGACGACGAGGGCGCCCGGCGGCGCATGGGCGCGGCCGCGGTCCGCAAGGCCGCGCGGTACGACCTCGCGACCGTCGGCGCCCGCTGGGACGACCTCCTGAATGCCCTGCGTCCGAGCGGGTCCGGGGGAGCCGACCGCTAG
- a CDS encoding CDP-alcohol phosphatidyltransferase family protein translates to MSTRTSAPSIAELRAVTQPPSIFERNSGEHWAGRLYMRRLSPYLTRLLLRTPITPNGVTWLMILSGIAAAAALTLPGIWPAALAVVLIQLQLLLDCSDGELARWTERKSPAGIYLDRLGHYVTEALLPVGLGIRADGGWEHIGGWTTLGLVVSVLVLLVKSETVLVTIARVEAGLPRAQDTRAVAAPRAAGLAAARSALGRLPFFRAFVAMEATLLALAAAVGDEIAGDLDVTRGLLIALVPIAAVTAAGHLLAILTSSRLR, encoded by the coding sequence GTGTCGACGCGTACGTCGGCGCCGTCGATCGCTGAGCTGCGCGCGGTCACCCAGCCCCCCTCGATCTTCGAGCGCAACAGCGGCGAGCACTGGGCGGGGCGCCTGTACATGCGCCGCCTGTCGCCGTACCTGACGCGGCTGCTGCTGCGCACCCCGATCACGCCGAACGGCGTCACGTGGCTGATGATCCTGTCCGGCATCGCGGCGGCCGCCGCGCTGACGCTGCCCGGGATCTGGCCGGCCGCGCTCGCCGTCGTCCTGATCCAGCTGCAGCTCCTGCTCGACTGCTCCGACGGCGAGCTGGCCCGGTGGACGGAGCGCAAGTCGCCGGCCGGGATCTACCTCGACCGGCTGGGCCACTACGTGACCGAGGCGCTGCTGCCGGTCGGGCTCGGCATCCGGGCCGACGGCGGCTGGGAGCACATCGGCGGCTGGACGACGCTCGGGCTCGTCGTGTCGGTGCTCGTGCTGCTCGTGAAGTCCGAGACCGTGCTCGTGACGATCGCGCGGGTGGAGGCCGGGCTGCCGCGCGCGCAGGACACGCGGGCGGTCGCGGCGCCGCGCGCGGCCGGGCTGGCGGCGGCGCGCAGCGCGCTGGGGCGGCTGCCGTTCTTCCGCGCGTTCGTGGCGATGGAGGCGACCCTGCTGGCGCTGGCCGCGGCGGTCGGCGACGAGATCGCGGGCGACCTGGACGTCACGCGGGGGCTGCTGATCGCACTCGTGCCGATCGCAGCGGTCACCGCGGCCGGTCACCTGCTGGCGATCCTGACGTCGAGCCGGCTGCGGTGA
- a CDS encoding glycosyltransferase family 2 protein, with amino-acid sequence MSGAPHPSTRRGPDAVGPETFGCVVLTGGRRPDDLRLALATLLDQASVELDVVVVGNPWQPSGLPAGVRGVGLPENVGIPAGRNAGVEHVDGRLLFFLDDDASLADADGLARVAAKFAADPALGAVQLRVESRDDGPPLRNWVPRLRVGDRSRSGDVAALWEGAVAIRRSVFEEVGGWPGEFRFVHEGVDLAWRVLDAGYRVHYAGDVVARHPSHVVGRHGYSAYYGARNRVWIARRNLPAPLGLLFVATFAARTLPTLLRRRHLRAALRGYRDGLRLPCGPRRPLRAATLWRMTRNGRPPVI; translated from the coding sequence GTGAGCGGCGCGCCGCACCCCTCCACCCGCCGCGGCCCGGACGCCGTGGGGCCCGAGACCTTCGGCTGCGTCGTGCTCACGGGCGGCCGGCGGCCCGACGACCTGCGCCTCGCCCTCGCCACGCTGCTGGACCAGGCCAGCGTTGAGCTCGACGTCGTCGTGGTCGGCAACCCGTGGCAGCCGAGCGGCCTGCCGGCGGGCGTGCGCGGCGTGGGGCTGCCGGAGAACGTCGGCATCCCGGCGGGGCGCAACGCGGGCGTCGAGCACGTGGACGGACGCCTGCTGTTCTTCCTCGACGACGACGCGTCGCTGGCGGATGCGGACGGCCTCGCCCGCGTCGCCGCGAAGTTCGCCGCCGATCCGGCGCTCGGCGCCGTCCAACTGCGCGTGGAGTCACGCGACGACGGGCCGCCGCTGCGCAACTGGGTGCCGCGCCTGCGCGTCGGCGACCGGTCGCGCTCGGGCGACGTGGCCGCGCTGTGGGAGGGGGCGGTGGCGATCCGCCGCAGCGTGTTCGAGGAGGTCGGCGGCTGGCCGGGCGAGTTCCGCTTCGTTCACGAGGGCGTCGACCTGGCCTGGCGCGTGCTCGACGCCGGCTACCGCGTGCACTATGCCGGCGACGTCGTCGCCCGCCACCCGTCGCACGTCGTCGGCCGTCACGGCTACTCCGCCTACTACGGCGCCCGCAACCGCGTGTGGATCGCCCGGCGCAACCTCCCGGCCCCGCTCGGGCTGCTGTTCGTCGCCACGTTCGCCGCGAGGACGCTGCCGACGCTCCTGCGCCGCCGCCACCTGCGCGCGGCGCTGCGCGGCTATCGCGACGGCCTGCGGCTCCCGTGCGGCCCGCGGCGGCCGCTGCGGGCCGCGACGCTGTGGCGCATGACCCGCAACGGCCGCCCGCCCGTGATCTGA
- a CDS encoding CDP-alcohol phosphatidyltransferase family protein — protein MRESLAHQRPAADSGAADRVAVGGLAAEGTTSVLVATAAGDDGGPAALLAWEQTTLLARLVEQMASLGVRDVRVLTRTAWSPAVTAALPAGGPRTLVLPSADAAEDLRHIAEIARERADAPLVLLYGDIVTHREALAGVLADPRLATAILSTGARTGRPFATRTRSRRGRVTSAGSAYHHVQRPTMSFLGVLKVGPDDRGRAAGQADELAAILADPPGVFAEEMLIKERRWRHSLARSVLGHAEELDAVPAGEVPADGEAPAWRPAPGEPIGPEVLDAVELPADVREELALRVQAAPEDSVSLVLVGLVRGGTHVGHSYLRSLFWARPLSAPSIAEAEERIVGYDEDKVLLDSAVKASDGFFTTFFVSPYSRYIARWTARRGLTPNQVTAFSLALGFLAAAGFATGERWGLIAGAILLQLAFTFDCVDGQLARYSRQFSKLGAWLDSIFDRTKEYVVFAGLAIGGTRMGESVWLLAGIALTLQIARHMGDFSFGTSQQLQIGATEHAPLHRAWDGPNPPAVRWPPESVVAAAAPVAEVVEAPAPPLRVRMSKGLLSVWHRVDRLGAARWLKKIVAFPIGERFAAISLTAAIWSAHTTFVVLIVWGGFAAVYTLTGRFLRSISR, from the coding sequence ATGCGCGAATCCCTTGCACATCAGCGCCCGGCGGCGGACTCCGGCGCCGCGGACCGCGTAGCCGTCGGCGGCCTCGCCGCCGAGGGCACGACGTCGGTGCTCGTCGCCACCGCGGCGGGTGACGACGGCGGTCCCGCCGCGCTGCTGGCCTGGGAGCAGACGACGCTGCTGGCTCGGCTCGTCGAGCAGATGGCCAGCCTCGGCGTGCGCGACGTGCGCGTGCTCACGCGCACCGCGTGGAGCCCGGCGGTGACCGCGGCGCTCCCGGCCGGCGGGCCCCGAACCCTCGTCCTGCCCAGCGCCGACGCCGCCGAGGACCTGCGCCACATCGCCGAGATCGCCCGCGAGCGCGCCGACGCCCCGCTCGTCCTGCTCTACGGCGACATCGTCACCCACCGCGAGGCGCTGGCCGGCGTGCTCGCCGACCCGCGGCTGGCGACCGCCATCCTCAGCACGGGCGCGCGCACCGGGCGGCCGTTCGCGACGCGCACGCGCTCGCGCCGCGGCCGCGTGACGAGCGCCGGCTCGGCCTACCACCACGTCCAGCGCCCGACGATGAGCTTCCTCGGCGTCCTCAAGGTCGGACCCGACGACCGGGGCCGCGCCGCCGGCCAGGCCGACGAGCTCGCCGCGATCCTCGCCGACCCGCCCGGCGTGTTCGCCGAGGAGATGCTCATCAAGGAGCGCCGCTGGCGCCACTCGCTGGCGCGCAGCGTGCTCGGCCACGCCGAGGAGCTGGACGCCGTGCCGGCCGGCGAGGTCCCCGCGGACGGCGAGGCTCCCGCCTGGCGGCCGGCGCCCGGCGAGCCGATCGGGCCCGAGGTCCTCGACGCCGTCGAGCTGCCCGCCGACGTGCGCGAGGAGCTGGCCCTGCGCGTGCAGGCCGCGCCGGAGGACTCCGTCTCGCTCGTGCTCGTCGGGCTCGTGCGCGGCGGGACCCACGTCGGCCACAGCTACCTGCGCTCGCTGTTCTGGGCGCGGCCGCTGTCGGCGCCGTCGATCGCCGAGGCCGAGGAGCGCATCGTCGGCTACGACGAGGACAAGGTCCTGCTCGACTCGGCGGTGAAGGCCAGCGACGGCTTCTTCACGACGTTCTTCGTCAGCCCGTACTCCCGCTACATCGCGCGCTGGACCGCGCGCCGCGGCCTGACGCCCAACCAGGTCACCGCCTTCTCGCTCGCGCTGGGCTTCCTCGCCGCCGCCGGCTTCGCCACGGGCGAGCGCTGGGGGCTGATCGCCGGCGCGATCCTGCTGCAGCTCGCGTTCACGTTCGACTGCGTCGACGGCCAGCTGGCCCGCTACAGCCGCCAGTTCTCCAAGCTGGGCGCGTGGCTGGACTCGATCTTCGACCGCACGAAGGAGTACGTCGTCTTCGCCGGGCTGGCGATCGGCGGGACGCGGATGGGGGAGTCCGTGTGGCTGCTGGCCGGGATCGCGCTGACCCTGCAGATCGCGCGCCACATGGGCGACTTCTCCTTCGGCACCAGCCAGCAGCTGCAGATCGGGGCGACCGAGCACGCGCCGCTGCACCGTGCCTGGGATGGGCCCAACCCGCCGGCGGTGCGCTGGCCGCCCGAGTCGGTCGTGGCGGCCGCGGCACCCGTCGCCGAGGTCGTCGAGGCGCCCGCGCCGCCGCTGCGCGTCCGGATGTCGAAGGGGCTGCTGTCGGTGTGGCACCGGGTCGACCGTCTCGGCGCGGCCCGCTGGCTGAAGAAGATCGTCGCGTTCCCCATCGGCGAGCGCTTCGCCGCGATCTCGCTCACGGCGGCGATCTGGAGCGCGCACACGACGTTCGTGGTGCTCATCGTCTGGGGCGGCTTCGCAGCCGTCTACACCCTGACCGGCCGCTTCCTGCGGTCGATCTCCCGGTGA
- a CDS encoding phosphocholine cytidylyltransferase family protein, with product MIGMVLAAGWGSRLAPLTDALPKTLLEVDGDRTILDVALGNLKHVGLDRAVVVTGFQHDVLVERRAALERRHGLEIELLFNPKALEWNNAYSLWCAREHFAEGVLMANGDTVHPPSVEETLLAARGAGDVVIAVDQSHEMGDEEMKVHVRDGLLDRINKALDPATADGEYIGVTLIEPAAAQPLADALQATWERDPSLYYEDGFQELADRGGRVAIAPIGVVEWVEVDDHADLARAREVACRC from the coding sequence ATGATCGGCATGGTGCTCGCCGCGGGCTGGGGCAGTCGCCTGGCCCCGCTGACCGACGCGCTGCCCAAGACGCTGCTCGAGGTCGACGGCGACCGCACGATCCTGGACGTCGCCCTGGGCAACCTCAAGCACGTCGGGCTCGACCGCGCGGTGGTCGTGACCGGCTTCCAGCACGACGTGCTCGTCGAGCGCCGCGCCGCCCTGGAGCGCCGCCACGGCCTCGAGATCGAGCTGCTGTTCAACCCCAAGGCGCTCGAGTGGAACAACGCGTACTCGCTGTGGTGCGCGCGCGAGCACTTCGCCGAGGGCGTGCTGATGGCCAACGGCGACACCGTGCACCCGCCGTCGGTCGAGGAGACGCTGCTCGCCGCGCGCGGCGCCGGCGACGTCGTCATCGCCGTCGACCAGTCGCACGAGATGGGCGATGAGGAGATGAAGGTCCACGTCCGCGACGGGCTGCTGGACCGCATCAACAAGGCGCTCGACCCGGCCACCGCGGACGGCGAGTACATCGGCGTGACGCTCATCGAGCCGGCGGCCGCGCAGCCGCTGGCCGACGCCCTGCAGGCGACGTGGGAGCGCGACCCGTCGCTCTACTACGAGGACGGCTTCCAGGAGCTCGCCGACCGCGGCGGGCGCGTGGCGATCGCGCCGATCGGCGTGGTCGAGTGGGTGGAGGTCGACGACCATGCCGACCTCGCCCGGGCGCGGGAGGTCGCGTGCCGCTGCTAG
- a CDS encoding ABC transporter permease encodes MSTQTVSASADDPLHRQWEDEFAPEVHVYEPHKVGLPPLRAYVHELWRRREFAIELARTRLAAQHYGTAFGMTWLILNPLLLGVVYFLLVDILRSGHHPKGFFAHLLGGIFAYYLFSDSVRPAVKSVTSGGRLILNTAFPRTLLPLSAVLTSVMRFLPTMGVYVIVHVASGLSFDVEMLWAIVPLLEILVFTLGICMLVAALQVYFRDMANFLPYLLRIWLYACPVLWYAAEVPHGYKWLLYANPLGSMLTAWSEALNQGITPGTTWLVLGGAWAVVAFVAGGLFFVSREREFAVRL; translated from the coding sequence ATGTCGACCCAGACGGTCTCCGCGTCAGCCGACGACCCACTGCACCGCCAGTGGGAGGACGAGTTCGCGCCCGAGGTGCATGTCTACGAGCCCCACAAGGTCGGGCTCCCGCCGCTGCGCGCCTACGTGCACGAGCTCTGGCGCCGGCGCGAGTTCGCCATCGAGCTCGCGCGCACGAGGCTCGCCGCGCAGCACTACGGCACCGCGTTCGGGATGACGTGGCTCATCCTCAACCCGCTGCTGCTGGGGGTCGTCTACTTCCTGCTCGTCGACATCCTGCGCAGCGGCCACCACCCGAAGGGCTTCTTCGCCCACCTGCTCGGCGGGATCTTCGCCTACTACCTGTTCTCGGACTCCGTGCGTCCCGCGGTCAAGTCGGTGACGTCAGGCGGCCGGCTCATCCTCAACACCGCCTTCCCACGCACACTGCTGCCGCTGTCGGCCGTGTTGACGTCGGTCATGCGGTTCCTGCCGACGATGGGCGTCTACGTCATCGTCCACGTCGCCTCGGGCCTGTCGTTCGACGTGGAGATGCTGTGGGCGATCGTGCCGCTCCTGGAGATCCTCGTGTTCACGCTGGGGATCTGCATGCTCGTGGCCGCGCTGCAGGTCTACTTCCGCGACATGGCCAACTTCCTGCCGTACCTGCTGCGGATCTGGCTCTACGCGTGCCCGGTCCTCTGGTACGCGGCCGAGGTGCCGCACGGCTACAAGTGGCTGCTCTACGCCAACCCGCTCGGCAGCATGCTGACCGCGTGGAGCGAGGCCCTCAACCAGGGCATCACGCCGGGCACGACGTGGCTCGTGCTCGGCGGGGCATGGGCCGTGGTCGCGTTCGTCGCCGGCGGCCTGTTCTTCGTCTCCCGGGAGCGTGAGTTCGCTGTCCGCCTCTGA